The genome window TATCGTCACGCCGAAGCTGGCAATCTTGTGCCACTCTTCGCGCGGGTAGCTGAACGTCTCTGCGCCCATGCTGATCTCGTAGGCGACCCCGTCAGGCCCCTTCCAGAAATAGGGTTTGCCGGGGCTCCAGCCGCAACAGATATGCACCAATCGGGGCATGCCGAAGTTCTGCATCAGGTATGCCTCCATCTGCACCGCCGAGGCGCCGCTGACTTGGTAGCGGGCGTCCATGGGCTGAATGTAGGAATCATCGTCCTGCTCGCAGCCCAGGTATTCCACGTAATCGGGCTTCTTGCCGAGCGTCTGAAGAAAATCCTGGCACTGGATGTCGGGGCGCGCAAGCCCCATGGCGCGGCCCTCGGC of Achromobacter seleniivolatilans contains these proteins:
- a CDS encoding DUF4952 domain-containing protein; translation: MTLNLRVARVRRAWVVPLCLLMSLSLSALAASAAEQTMTPTDALANWEAEGRAMGLARPDIQCQDFLQTLGKKPDYVEYLGCEQDDDSYIQPMDARYQVSGASAVQMEAYLMQNFGMPRLVHICCGWSPGKPYFWKGPDGVAYEISMGAETFSYPREEWHKIASFGVTIGVIRKSP